TGGCATCAAAACCGCGATCCGCAAGAGATGAAGCCGCCTGACAGCGAACTGTGCGATCGCTCGAGCCTGCGTCCAGAGCGGCACGCAATTCCTGAACACGTATTGGCTCGCCTCAGTGGCGCCAGCGCCGCACGCGGAGGGAGATAGCGCGAGCATCCGATACTCGGTTGCCAGGGCCGAGATACCTCTCAGCGATTTGCTCAGGACCGGCCCTATCACGGCGATGACCTTCTCGTTCTCAGCGAGATCGATGAACGCCTCTGCCGCGACATCCGGATCGCCTCCGCTGTCGCGAACGATGAGAGACACACTGGCCTCGGAGGCGGCACAGTAATCGGAGATTGCCGTTTTGGCGCCCAAGAGCACTTGCCGTCCGAAATCGCTAAGGTCGCCGCTCAGCGGGGCGATGAGGCCGACGCGACCGGGGTCGCCGAGCATTCCCATCACGATCATTCTGTGTACATCTGCTGCTTTGGGGGCAAACGCGCTCTGCGGAAATTGCCCCGGAAACTTGGCCAGCATCTCTTCCGCCTCAGATTGCTCACCGTCCCGGATGAGGAGCCTTGCAAGTGCGAACGTGGCGATGTCAGCCGGGAATCTGACGCCGAACTGGTCGATAATGGCTCTGAGTTGGTCTCGGCCCAGCTTGGACAACAGCACCCGCTCAATGGAAGATTCGACCGATGCCTTGAGATCGTCCGGCTTGGCAACGTTCCTGAGCTCGTCCAGCGCGGCCATGTAGTAGGTGACGGAATCTGCATAATGCATAAGGGCATCTGCACAGTGGCCAGCAATGAATGCTGCAACGTAACGCTCATAGCCCGGGCGCAGGCCTTTTATCCCCTGCGTCATGAGGTTCAAGGCGTCGTCAAATTGCCTCGATTCATACAGGCAAAAGCCTTTCGCAAACTGGCCCTCTGCACGCAAGTTGCCCTCAGAGGAGCTTATGATTGCGTCCGCTATCCTGACCGTTTTCTCACATTGGTGCGACCTGGTGGCCAAGAATGCTCTGAGCAGGCTCAACTTCACGACGTCTTGTTGTCCAGATGCCTCAATGGAGGAGAGCAGGCGGCTGGCTAGGTCAATATGGCCGGAGAATATCAGCGCTTTGGCAAGGACGTAGTCGGCATCCGCTTTGAGGTCCGGAGGTGGCTCGTGGACCCATTCAATCGCTGAGATTGCCCCGTCAAAATCGCCCATAGCCAACAGGACCTTAGCGTCAAGGAGAAAGGCCTCAGCACGCAGATGGGGGCTGAGTTGCCTCTCGAGAGCCCGCTCGACCTCGGCTCGTGCCTTTCCCAATTCGCCTGCCTCGTAAAGCGCCAATGCGGCGTCAAGCGTTGGGGCCTTTGGCGCGAATGGCTTCCTACAGCCAATCAGTGGCTGAAGCATAATCACAATGCAAACGAGTAAAACGACCAGTCTCACATCTCACCCACTTGAACACTTGAACTGAGCAAACCGAAATTAGCACAGCTGTTGCAACGTGCCAAGAGCAATGCCAAGCAAGCGTGCCGATTCGTGTTCAGCTAAAGGATAGCTTCGCTTGCCGTCGTTGCTGAGAAAGCGACCTCGGCCTACTATTCGCCCGCGGCAAGACCCTCGGCCTGCTGACGGCGGATCACGAACCACATCCACGAGAACTGCTCGGGATAATGGGCTGCGTATTGCTCGACTATCTTCATGAGCTTCTCGGTGGTGGATTGCACGATCCGTTGTCGGTCATTGTCATGTTTGAGCTCAAGAGGCGCTTTTATTTCGATGCGGTGCCGATAGCCTTGCGGTCGCGAGATGAAGGCTGGCACGAGCGCTGCGCCTGTGGAAAGAGCTAGCCTCACGGGCGAGGTAGATACCATTGTTCTGCCGCCCAAGAAGGTTATCCAGCAGCCTTTCGACGAGCCAAACGCGGTAGGGGATATCTGAAGTATTTCGTTCTGCCGGAGGGCCGCAAACATCCATCGAGGAGACATGTCCGGATGTCCCACCTTGTGCCATTTGAGCGAAGGCCCGAGCAGAATCCGTCTGACACTCTCCGACGCCTCCTCATATCTGGAGGAGATCACGTTCATCGGGTAGCCCTTTATGGCGAGGGCGATATGCAAAAACCTGGGGTTGCCGAAGTGTGGGACAGCGAGAACGACGCCCCTCCCGAGGGCGAGGCACTCGTCGAGGACCTCAAGCCCGTCGAACTGGACGAAATCGTCGATATTCTCCTTTGTAAGCATGGGAATCAGGAACAGATCGAGAAATGATTTCTCATGGTCGATCCAGAATTGCCTCAGTATCTCACGTCGTTTGGTTTCTGGAAGGTGCGGTAGTGCTTCTCGCAGATAATGAAGATACGAACGTCTCGATCGCATCTTACCTACGTAACCCACGTGGTATCGTATATTGCCCAGAAGCGACCCGAGGGCAGAAAGCCGTGTTGTGTCAGGGAGAATAATCTTCGAGATGGTGGAGAAGAACTGGTAGTAACCTGTCCTGGCGAGTCGCGTCAGCGGGTTCATTCGTTGAAGGCATTCCTAAAGCTACGAGACACTGCCTGGCTCAGCTGTCGTCCTCTGCTTCATCCTTCTCGTCAATCTCGGAAGTCCTGTAACCACAGTTCTTGTTGATGCATATATAGGTCGGACGGTCAGAGCCTCTCTCATACTTGGTTATCATCAAGCCGTCGCACCGCGGGCATTTTTGGGATATTGGCTTGTCCCAAACAGCGAATTTGCAGTTGGGATAGTTGCTGCATCCGTA
This genomic interval from bacterium contains the following:
- a CDS encoding lysophospholipid acyltransferase family protein, with product MNPLTRLARTGYYQFFSTISKIILPDTTRLSALGSLLGNIRYHVGYVGKMRSRRSYLHYLREALPHLPETKRREILRQFWIDHEKSFLDLFLIPMLTKENIDDFVQFDGLEVLDECLALGRGVVLAVPHFGNPRFLHIALAIKGYPMNVISSRYEEASESVRRILLGPSLKWHKVGHPDMSPRWMFAALRQNEILQISPTAFGSSKGCWITFLGGRTMVSTSPVRLALSTGAALVPAFISRPQGYRHRIEIKAPLELKHDNDRQRIVQSTTEKLMKIVEQYAAHYPEQFSWMWFVIRRQQAEGLAAGE
- a CDS encoding ABC transporter substrate-binding protein → MRLVVLLVCIVIMLQPLIGCRKPFAPKAPTLDAALALYEAGELGKARAEVERALERQLSPHLRAEAFLLDAKVLLAMGDFDGAISAIEWVHEPPPDLKADADYVLAKALIFSGHIDLASRLLSSIEASGQQDVVKLSLLRAFLATRSHQCEKTVRIADAIISSSEGNLRAEGQFAKGFCLYESRQFDDALNLMTQGIKGLRPGYERYVAAFIAGHCADALMHYADSVTYYMAALDELRNVAKPDDLKASVESSIERVLLSKLGRDQLRAIIDQFGVRFPADIATFALARLLIRDGEQSEAEEMLAKFPGQFPQSAFAPKAADVHRMIVMGMLGDPGRVGLIAPLSGDLSDFGRQVLLGAKTAISDYCAASEASVSLIVRDSGGDPDVAAEAFIDLAENEKVIAVIGPVLSKSLRGISALATEYRMLALSPSACGAGATEASQYVFRNCVPLWTQARAIAQFAVRRLHLLRIAVLMPEKQYGTLLADSFIKAAESAGAKIIFIKSYPPGEMDFRERLSGLCELEPEAIFIADYASQISVMAPQIQYSNIHDVVLLGWDGWNSPSELGPVLGQLEGAFFVSGFWLADKTTRAGELHQRLLLEQNIDCSPLIAQSYDAASIVCKALFRGAFYRQDLRDEVSWLEFRGVLGRYGFTPHGQAARPLNVLTVANGQIVKVCDIEVEQSR